In the Theobroma cacao cultivar B97-61/B2 chromosome 1, Criollo_cocoa_genome_V2, whole genome shotgun sequence genome, one interval contains:
- the LOC18613076 gene encoding glutathionyl-hydroquinone reductase YqjG, with translation MHCISLPSSHHPLPSPPKTTFKLTCHVVPRMSLDNNNNSRSNGFNIINNISKLLWGPSLPPGLLISTVRTVWTSTWQIMMSQLAPSDPSGGYTRPPSKFRLSHQNPTASTTKLHLYVGLPCPWAHRTLIVRAIKGLEEAVPVSVAAPGLDGSWEFKDIPDKDKSRDKDILVPSRDKVNGCQNLKEVYRLRKGGYNGRATVPLLWDVDKKEVVCNESYDIIEFFNSGLNGLAQNPGLDLSPVELKGKIEEWNRAIYPNVNNGVYRCGFAQSQEAYDVAVNGLFSTLDRIDDHLGGSRYLCGDRLTLADICLFTTLIRFDLVYNVLFKCTKKKLLEFTNLHAYMRDIYQIPKVAATCNFPVIMDGYYQILFPLNPGSIRPVMPIGCEHKFLSRPHNRESMSSVGKSVQYVL, from the exons ATGCACTGCATTTCGCTCCCCAGCTCTCACCACCCGTTGCCCTCTCCACCCAAAACTACCTTTAAATTGACATGCCACGTTGTCCCTAGAATGTCCCTCGACAACAACAATAACAGCAGAAGCAATGGTTTCAATATAATTAACAACATCTCCAAGCTCCTCTGGGGTCCATCCCTCCCTCCAGGCCTCCTAATCTCCACCGTCCGTACGGTTTGGACCTCCACGTGGCAGATCATGATGTCCCAACTGGCTCCCTCCGATCCCTCCGGCGGTTACACTAGGCCTCCCTCAAAGTTCCGCCTCTCCCACCAAAACCCAACCGCCTCAACCACCAAACTCCATCTCTACGTGGGCCTCCCCTGCCCATGGGCCCACCGGACCCTAATCGTCCGGGCAATCAAGGGCCTCGAAGAAGCCGTTCCCGTCTCCGTCGCAGCCCCGGGCCTCGACGGCTCATGGGAGTTTAAAGATATCCCCGACAAGGATAAAAGTAGGGACAAGGATATCCTTGTTCCAAGTAGGGATAAAGTTAACGGGTGCCAGAATTTGAAGGAGGTTTATAGGCTGAGAAAAGGCGGCTATAATGGGCGGGCCACGGTGCCATTGCTGTGGGATGTGGACAAGAAAGAGGTGGTCTGCAATGAGAGCTACGATATTATTGAGTTTTTCAATTCGGGTCTAAACGGGCTGGCCCAGAACCCTGGTTTGGATCTCTCGCCGGTGGAGCTGAAGGGGAAGATTGAAGAGTGGAATCGGGCAATTTACCCCAATGTGAATAATGGGGTTTACAG ATGTGGATTTGCTCAAAGTCAAGAGGCATATGATGTTGCAGTGAATGGTTTGTTTAGTACATTGGATAGGATTGATGATCACTTGGGTGGTTCGCGGTACTTGTGTGGAGACAGATTGACTCTTGCGGATATTTGCTTGTTTACTACATTGATTAGGTTTGATCTTGTCTATAATGTTTTGTTCAAATGCACCAAGAAGAAGCTGCTTGAGTTTACCAATCTTCATGCTTACATGCGTGATATTTATCAG ATTCCAAAGGTTGCTGCCACTTGCAATTTTCCGGTGATCATGGATGGTTATTACCAGATACTTTTTCCATTAAATCCTGGCAGCATTCGACCTGTTATGCCCATAGGATGTGAGCACAAATTCCTCTCAAGGCCTCACAATAGGGAATCGATGTCTTCAGTAGGTAAAAGTGTGCAGTATGTTTTATGA
- the LOC18613077 gene encoding 60S ribosomal protein L23, which translates to MSKRGRGGSAGNKFRMSLGLPVAATVNCADNTGAKNLYIISVKGIKGRLNRLPSACVGDMVMATVKKGKPDLRKKVLPAVIVRQRKPWRRKDGVYMYFEDNAGVIVNPKGEMKGSAITGPIGKECADLWPRIASAANAIV; encoded by the exons ATGTCGAAGCGAG GAAGGGGAGGTAGTGCGGGGAACAAGTTCAGGATGTCGCTCGGTTTACCAGTGGCGGCAACGGTGAACTGTGCGGACAACACGGGAGCCAAGAACCTCTACATCATTTCAGTGAAAGGAATCAAAGGGCGTCTCAACAGGCTACCATCGGCTTGCGTCGGCGACATGGTCATGGCCACCGTCAAGAAAGGAAAGCCCGATTTGAGGAAGAAGGTGTTGCCGGCTGTCATCGTCCGACAACGCAAACCTTGGCGTAGAAAGGACGGCGTCTACATGTACTTCGAAG ATAATGCTGGTGTCATTGTCAACCCCAAGGGAGAAATGAAAG GATCTGCTATCACTGGTCCCATTGGAAAGGAGTGTGCCGATCTGTGGCCTAGAATTGCAAGTGCTGCCAATGCTATTGTCTGA
- the LOC18613078 gene encoding uncharacterized protein LOC18613078 isoform X1 — translation MGWNYPDISLEEMMKLIKGFVDILILASGYQSSGLLAHWDSDNIKRAFHWALFFENVFRRLRSLDVYRESLEELDAALFEMASHPSFPQGLAHLSSATLRRARGYMLEHLLHNLPLRDSHLKAILTSTIEMDLSALSETEHDCLNAYLNKLTLQNRLCMGNLFTSSLDVTPTMETEDSGSDNFTKLAVQELFRRQSAVSCISTIEEGVNILSNAVRQSSWTESDCSLFREKMKHESLPALLQSADASVAVFTWNQWKSRALSYFLDKRTIRLVSGASLIFSGTKVQWGKVFGQLNFSEKDSNCDIHEAIELLLLGCIASRWNYIIEHLTSVSYDSVTISKQYHMLANSDFGKSQTFNQKEDIMKSKEAGILDFLMGLLGGQVHLLWKSSPALTAISLPSWSPLFRLYLSEIDTQFKGNPSTMRCCSCIQDWNEHKDCELAERIWCLYIFHVCGAQMIHGTCGA, via the exons atGGGATGGAATTACCCAGACATATCGTTggaagaaatgatgaaactgATAAAAGGGTTTGTAGATATACTCATTTTAGCATCTGGGTATCAATCATCTGGTCTTCTTGCCCACTGGGACTCCGACAACATCAAGCGAGCCTTTCATTGGGCTCTCTTCTTTGAAAAC GTCTTTAGGCGTTTGAGAAGCTTGGATGTTTACCGAGAGTCTTTAGAGGAACTTGATGCAGCGCTATTCGAAATGGCATCCCATCCTTCCTTCCCTCAG GGTCTTGCACATTTATCATCTGCTACTCTTAGAAGGGCAAGAGGTTATATGTTGGAACACTTACTCCATAATTTACCATTGAGGGATTCACATCTTAAAGCAATCTTGACATCAACCATCGAGATGGACCTTAGTGCACTTTCAGAGACAGAACATGACTGTCTCAATGCGTATTTGAATAAGTTGACACTGCAAAATAGACTTTGTATGGGGAATTTGTTTACTTCATCTCTAGATGTAACTCCAACCATGGAAACTGAAGACTCTGGCAGTGATAATTTTACTAAACTTGCTGTTCAAGAACTCTTCAGGAGGCAATCTGCAGTGTCATGCATATCAACTATTGAGGAAGGAGTGAATATTCTTTCTAATGCTGTAAGACAGAGCAGCTGGACTGAATCTGACTGTAGCttatttagagaaaaaatgaAGCATGAAAGTCTTCCAGCTTTACTGCA AAGTGCAGATGCATCAGTTGCTGTGTTCACATGGAACCAGTGGAAGTCAAGGGCTTTGTCATATTTTCTTGATAAGAGAACTATTAGATTGGTTTCTGGTGCCAGTTTAATATTTTCAGGCACTAAGGTACAATGGGGGAAAGTGTTTGGACAGCTGAACTTTTCTGAAAAAGATAGCAACTGTGATATACATGAGGCAATT GAGCTTTTATTACTTGGATGCATTGCAAGCAGATGGAATTACATAATTGAACACTTAACTTCAGTATCTTATGATTCTGTTACCATCTCAAAGCAATATCACATGCTTGCTAACTCAGACTTTGGAAAGTCTCAAACTTTTAATCAAAAAGAGGATATAATGAAATCAAAG GAAGCTGGCATTCTCGATTTTCTGATGGGACTCTTGGGTGGTCAAGTTCATCTGTTGTGGAAATCATCCCCTGCCCTTACAGCAATTTCACTTCCATCCTG GTCACCCTTATTTAGACTTTACCTGAGTGAAATAGATACTCAATTCAAAGGAAATCCTTCCACCATGAG ATGCTGCAGTTGTATTCAAGATTGGAATGAGCATAAAGACT GTGAACTTGCTGAGAGAATTTGGTGTCTCTACATCTTTCATGTTTGTGGTGCTCAAATGATACATGGCACATGTGGTGCTTGA
- the LOC18613078 gene encoding uncharacterized protein LOC18613078 isoform X2: MGWNYPDISLEEMMKLIKGFVDILILASGYQSSGLLAHWDSDNIKRAFHWALFFENVFRRLRSLDVYRESLEELDAALFEMASHPSFPQGLAHLSSATLRRARGYMLEHLLHNLPLRDSHLKAILTSTIEMDLSALSETEHDCLNAYLNKLTLQNRLCMGNLFTSSLDVTPTMETEDSGSDNFTKLAVQELFRRQSAVSCISTIEEGVNILSNAVRQSSWTESDCSLFREKMKHESLPALLHADASVAVFTWNQWKSRALSYFLDKRTIRLVSGASLIFSGTKVQWGKVFGQLNFSEKDSNCDIHEAIELLLLGCIASRWNYIIEHLTSVSYDSVTISKQYHMLANSDFGKSQTFNQKEDIMKSKEAGILDFLMGLLGGQVHLLWKSSPALTAISLPSWSPLFRLYLSEIDTQFKGNPSTMRCCSCIQDWNEHKDCELAERIWCLYIFHVCGAQMIHGTCGA, translated from the exons atGGGATGGAATTACCCAGACATATCGTTggaagaaatgatgaaactgATAAAAGGGTTTGTAGATATACTCATTTTAGCATCTGGGTATCAATCATCTGGTCTTCTTGCCCACTGGGACTCCGACAACATCAAGCGAGCCTTTCATTGGGCTCTCTTCTTTGAAAAC GTCTTTAGGCGTTTGAGAAGCTTGGATGTTTACCGAGAGTCTTTAGAGGAACTTGATGCAGCGCTATTCGAAATGGCATCCCATCCTTCCTTCCCTCAG GGTCTTGCACATTTATCATCTGCTACTCTTAGAAGGGCAAGAGGTTATATGTTGGAACACTTACTCCATAATTTACCATTGAGGGATTCACATCTTAAAGCAATCTTGACATCAACCATCGAGATGGACCTTAGTGCACTTTCAGAGACAGAACATGACTGTCTCAATGCGTATTTGAATAAGTTGACACTGCAAAATAGACTTTGTATGGGGAATTTGTTTACTTCATCTCTAGATGTAACTCCAACCATGGAAACTGAAGACTCTGGCAGTGATAATTTTACTAAACTTGCTGTTCAAGAACTCTTCAGGAGGCAATCTGCAGTGTCATGCATATCAACTATTGAGGAAGGAGTGAATATTCTTTCTAATGCTGTAAGACAGAGCAGCTGGACTGAATCTGACTGTAGCttatttagagaaaaaatgaAGCATGAAAGTCTTCCAGCTTTACTGCA TGCAGATGCATCAGTTGCTGTGTTCACATGGAACCAGTGGAAGTCAAGGGCTTTGTCATATTTTCTTGATAAGAGAACTATTAGATTGGTTTCTGGTGCCAGTTTAATATTTTCAGGCACTAAGGTACAATGGGGGAAAGTGTTTGGACAGCTGAACTTTTCTGAAAAAGATAGCAACTGTGATATACATGAGGCAATT GAGCTTTTATTACTTGGATGCATTGCAAGCAGATGGAATTACATAATTGAACACTTAACTTCAGTATCTTATGATTCTGTTACCATCTCAAAGCAATATCACATGCTTGCTAACTCAGACTTTGGAAAGTCTCAAACTTTTAATCAAAAAGAGGATATAATGAAATCAAAG GAAGCTGGCATTCTCGATTTTCTGATGGGACTCTTGGGTGGTCAAGTTCATCTGTTGTGGAAATCATCCCCTGCCCTTACAGCAATTTCACTTCCATCCTG GTCACCCTTATTTAGACTTTACCTGAGTGAAATAGATACTCAATTCAAAGGAAATCCTTCCACCATGAG ATGCTGCAGTTGTATTCAAGATTGGAATGAGCATAAAGACT GTGAACTTGCTGAGAGAATTTGGTGTCTCTACATCTTTCATGTTTGTGGTGCTCAAATGATACATGGCACATGTGGTGCTTGA
- the LOC18613080 gene encoding acid phosphatase 1, giving the protein MARKTLLILALANLLIGLAAADWNILNQKWKNARGDSLKNYCESWRINVELHNIREFEVVPQECVHYIKKYMTSSQYKADSERAIEEVTLYLSSCCSLGGDGQDAWIFDVDDTLISTIPYFKKHGFGGEKLNSTSLEAWMKESKAPALDHTLKLFHQIKDNGVKIFLISSRSETLRSSTVDNLIKVGYHGWASLILRGLDDEYMQVQEYKSQVRKKLVDQGYRIWGIIGDQWSSLKGLPDAKRTFKLPNSIYYLS; this is encoded by the exons ATGGCAAGAAAAACCCTGCTCATTTTGGCATTGGCAAACCTCTTAATTGGCCTAGCTGCTGCAGACTGGAACATTTTGAaccaaaaatggaaaaatgcAAGAGGAGATAGCTTGAAAAACTACTGTGAAAGTTGGAGGATCAATGTTGAGCTACACAACATAAGGGAGTTCGAAGTAGTGCCCCAAGAATGCGTACATTACATCAAGAAGTACATGACTTCATCTCAGTACAAGGCTGACTCTGAGAGGGCAATCGAGGAAGTGACACTATACTTGAGCAGCTGTTGCTCTTTGGGAGGTGACGGTCAAGATGCGTGGATTTTTGATGTTGATGACACGCTCATTTCTACCATTCCCTACTTCAAGAAACATGGTTTTGG GGGAGAGAAGCTGAATTCAACTTCTTTGGAGGCATGGATGAAAGAAAGCAAGGCACCAGCTCTAGACCACACACTCAAGCTCTTCCACCAGATCAAAGATAATGGGGTTAAAATCTTTCTAATCTCTTCAAGAAGTGAAACCCTTAGATCTTCTACTGTTGATAACCTCATCAAGGTTGGATACCACGGATGGGCTAGTCTCATCTTAAG GGGTCTTGACGATGAATACATGCAAGTGCAAGAATACAAGTCCCaggtgagaaaaaaattagtgGATCAAGGGTACCGCATATGGGGCATCATTGGAGATCAATGGAGCAGTTTAAAGGGCCTCCCAGATGCAAAGAGAACATTCAAGCTACCAAATTCCATTTACTACCTGTCTTGA